The DNA window CAGATCCACGCCATGCATGTATGACCCCGCAGGCCCCACCAGCCCGGTAGATCCACGCCATGCGTGGATGGGCCGTTCGCTACGACCTTTGCGCGCTCAGATCTTCAGATAAATGCGACGTCGGTCCAGCCACCACGCCACGCCCCACCACAGCGCAACGAACACCAACGCCTGCAGCATCGAGGCCAGCTCCAGCGCCTGCGGCATCGCCACGGCCAGTTGCTGCCAGACCCATCCCCAGGCGCCGGTCGCCAGCAATATCACCGACATCACCGAAGCCCCCAGATAGGCGGTGATCGCATTGACGCCGAAGCGCCGGCCCAACGCCGGCCACCCCTTGCGGTCGATCAGCACGTGACCCAGCCACAACGCCAGCGCGGCCAGGCCCCCGGTCCACAGCACGTAGCTGGGCGTCCACAGCTGCTTGTTGAGCGGCAACACCGTCGTCAGCAGCAGGCCGAGCACGGCGGTGATCGCACCCAGCGCAGCCAATGCACCGGCGCGGCCACTGCGCAGCAGGCCGCCGGCCAGCAGGCCCAGCACGGTGCTGGCCAACGCGCCGAGGCTGCTCAGCAATCCTTCCGGGTCATGGCCCAGACCGGTATCGGCCTGCCATTGGTAGATCCATGGCGCGAACAAGGTGGTATCCAGACGGCTGGCCGGGTTGGTCCAGGGCGCAAGGTCACCCACGCCCAGCAGCAGCGCGGTGTAGCCGACCAGCAACGCGACCAGCACGGCCGCCTGCACGCGCGGACGCGCATACACCGCCAGCACGCCCACCACTGCCGCGCACAGTGCGATGCGCTGCAGCACACCCCATATGCGGAAGTGGTGCGTATGCAGTGCCCACCACACCAGCAGGTGCAGCAGCACGCCGGCAATGGCGATGCGCAGTGCGCGTTCCAGCACGCCACGTGCAAGTGCCGGCCATGCCCCTGGATCCAGCGCGCGCGGTGCGACGCTGAACGCCATCGACACACCCACCAGGAACAGGAAGAACGGGAACACCAGGTCGGTCGGTGTGCAGCCGTGCCATTCGGAATGGCGCAGCGGTGCAAACACCGCACTCCAGTCACCGGGGTTGTTGACCAGCAGCATCGCCGCCACGGTCATGCCGCGCAGGGCGTCGATCGAGCCCAACCGGCGTGGCGGCGTGCTGCTCATCGTCAAGCCGCCTCGTACTGGCCGGCGATCCACGTACCACGCACCTGCAGCGCATCGTCCAGCAGCACCAGGTCGGCCTGGTAGCCCTCGGCGATGTGACCCAGGCGGTCATCGACATTGAGGAACTGCGCCGGATAGGTCGAGGCCATGCGCGCTGCTTCAGCCAGCGGCTGGCGCAGCAGCTGCACGGTGTTGCGCACGGCGGTGGCCATGTCCAGCGCCGAACCGGCCAGCGAGCCGGCCGCGTTGCGCACTACGCCATCGATGGCAGTGATGGTTTCGCCATACAGCACGTAGCTGGGATCGTCGGCACCTACCGGCGGCATCGCATCGGTCACCAGCAGCAGGCGGCCACGCGGCTTGGCCGCCAGCGCCACGCGCAGGCTGGCCGGATGCACGTGCACGCCATCGACGATGATGCCGAGCCAGCTGTCGCGATCTTCCAGCGCCGCGCCGACCGCACCGGGCTCGCGCCCCTGCAGCGGCGACATCGCGTTGTACAGATGGGTGAAGCCACGCACGCCGGCATCAAGGCCGGCACGGATCTCTTCATAGGTACCGGCGGTGTGGCCAGCGGCGACGATCACCCCGCGTTCAATCAACGCGCGGATGGTCTCCAGCGGCACGCGCTCCGGCGCCAGGGTCAGCAGGGTTACGCCGTTGTCCAGCGACGACGCCAGTTCGATCTCTTCCGCGTCCGGCACGCGGAACTTGCTGGCATCGTGCGTGCCTTTGCGCGCCGGTGCGATGTACGGCCCTTCCAGGTGGATGCCGATCACGCCCGGCACGCCCTGTGCGATGGCCTCGCGCATCGCAGCGATCGCCTCGCGCATCACACCGAGGTCATCGCTGATCAGGGTCGGCAGCATCGCGGTGGTGCCGAAGCGGCGATGCGCACGCGCAATCGTGCGCAGCGACGCCACGTCGGGCGTGTTGTTGAACAGCGCGCCGCCACCACCATTGACCTGCACATCGATGAAGCCCGGCAGCAGCCAACCACCACCCAGGTCGACCTGCTCGTCGGCCGTGCCCAGCTGCGGCGCAGCGTCGGGCAGCAGCGCGCTGATGTGGCCGTCTTCGATGACCACCGCAAGATCGTCGCGAAACTCATCGCCGGCAAGAATGCGGGCATTGCGCAGCACGGTTGCCATCACACCGTCTCCGTAACCTTGTTCAGATGCGGCGGCAGGTCCGGGTTGAAGCCGCGGCGCAGCGCCAGCGCATTGATCGCGCGGTAGAAGCTCTGCACGGTCAGCAGCGGTGCGCACAACGGATGCGGCGCAGCGGCGACGGGCAGGTTGCCGCCGGCACCAGCCAGCCACACCTGGGCGCCACGTGCGGTGAATTCTTCAGCCACGGCGCGGGTACCGGCACCGGTTTCATCAGGCTGGGCGAAGGCCAGCACCGGGAAGCCGCGATCGACCAGCGCCATCGGCCCATGCTTGACCTCGGCCGAGCTGTAGGCCTCGGCGTGCAGGCTGCAGGTTTCCTTGAACTTCAGCGCGGCCTCCTGCGCCGCGCCGAGGCCCAGACCACGGCCGAGCACGAACAGGTTGTTGGCCTCCACCAGGCCATCGGTCACTGCGCTCCAGTCGCACTGCCAGGCCTCGCGCATGGCATCGGGCAGCAGGTCCAGGGCATTGCGCAATGCGCTGTCCTGCTTCCAGTACGCTGCCAGCTGCAGCAGCGCGGACAACGAGGCGAGGTAACTCTTGGTCGCCGCCACGCTTTTCTCCACACCGGCATGCAGCGGGATGACCGTGTCGGCAAGCTGTGCCAGCGGCGAATCCTCGACGTTGACCAGCGCCACCACACGAGCGCCAGCAGCCTTGGCAGCTTCGGCATTGCGCAGCAGGTCCGGGCTCTTGCCGGACTGCGAAATGACGATGAACAACGCACCGCGCAACTGCAACGGTGCGGCATAGACCGAACCCACCGACGGCGAGGCCGAGGCAACGACCAGGCCCAGCTGGGTTTCCAGCAGGTACTTGCCGTAGGTCGCGGCATGGTCGGAACTGCCCCGTGCGCAGGTCACCACGAACGGCGGCGGTGCAGCGCGCAGGCTGGCTGCCAGCGTTTCCATCACGGCATGGTTGCGGGCGAACTGGCGGGCAACGACGTCGGCCGCTTCGGCGGCCTCGGCGAACATCAGGGTGGCAGTAGGGTCGGACAGCGACATGGCAGGCTCAGGAAGGATCGGAAGGAAGGGGACGGGCGGCGGCAGGCCGCATCGGTGCGGTCGAGCCGCGCACCACCAGCTGCGGCACGAAGCCCTGGTTGTGCAGCGGCGCCGGCGCATCGTCGTAGGCGTCACTGCGCAGCTGCGCGATCAGCAGACGCGCGGCATGGCGGGCGATGTCTTCGGTGGCCTGCTTGGCGGTGGTCAGCGGCGGCCACGACTGGCGCGAGAACGGGCTGTCCTCGAAGCCGGCGATGGACAGGTCGTAAGGCACGTTCATGCCCGCCGACTTCGCTGCGGCCAGCACGCCGGCGGCGATTTCATCGTTGGAACCGAAGATGGCAGTGGGCGGTTCGCGCAGTGCCAGCAGGCGCCGCGCACCGCGGAAGCCGTCATCGAAGGTGTAGTCGCCCTGCACCACCAGATGCTTGTCCACGGTCATGCCGTAGTCTTTCAGCGCGGCCTCGTAACCGGCGTAGCGCTCGCCCGACGACCGGTGCGAGGTGCCACCCCAGAGGAAGCCGATGCGCTGGTGACCCAGCTGGATCAGGTGTTCGGTGATTTCGTAGGCGGCTTCGCGGTCGTCGACGAACACGCAGGCGCCGTCGGCCGGATCTTCAGTGGCCGCGATGATCCGCACCAGCTTGATGCCACGCGCAGTGAGCGCCTGGATCAGATCGCGACGTTCGGACATCGGTGCGGTCAGCACCAGCCCGGCCAGGCGCGAGCGCTGCACCCAGTCGGCCAGTTCATCGGCCAGCAGCGGCGAACTGGAATCGCACGGATGGATCTGCAGGCCGAAGCCGGTTTCACGGCAGGCGGCGAGCACGCCGTTCTGCACGCCGATGATGTGGTACGGGTTCGGGTTGTCGTACACCAGCCCGATCACGAAGGTGGTGCCGCTGCGCAGGTTGCGCGCGGAGGGATCGGGTTCGTAGTCGAGCTCGGCGATGGCACGCAGCACCCGCGCACGGGTGGCCTGCATCACCGAGGGCTCGTTGTTGATCACCCGCGACACCGTCTTCAGCGAGACCTTGGCCTTTTCGGCAACGTCCTTGATGGTCGCTCTGCGCATCGGCTTTTCCTGGGGTTGGCTGCCGTCCATCATCGCCGATCAGCCCTTGTCCTGCGGCAGGCCGACGCGATGGCCGACCACCGAGTAGAACAGGATGTACAGGTAGCACGGCACCATCAGCAGCAGGAACACCAGCTGGAAGTCGATGTGCTGCTTGAGCACGGCGAACAGCTGCGGAATGATCGCGCCGCCGGCGATGCCCATCACCAGCAACGCCGAACCGGTTTCGGTGAAGCGGCCCAGGCCACGGATCGCCAGCGGGAAGATCGCCGGCCACATCATCGCGTTGGCAAAGCCCAGCAGCGCCACGAAGGCGACCGACACATAGCCGTGGGTGAAGAAGGCGCCCAGGCAGAACACCACGCCCAGTACCGCGGAGACGGTCAGGTAGCGCGACTGCGAGACCACCTTCGGGATCAGCAGCAGGCCCACCACGTAGCCCACCAGCATCGCGCCCAGGGTGAGCGAGGTGAACATCTTGGTCTGGTCCAGCGGCAGGTCGAAGCCATGACCGTAGGTACCGATGGCATCACCGGCCATCACTTCCACGCCGACATAGACGAACAGGCACAGCACGCCCAGCCACAGATGCGGGAACTGGAAGATGCTGCTGCGCTCGGCCTTGCCCGGTGCGCCGGCCGGGGTGGCATTGGCCTCGGAGGCCTTGATTTCAGGCAGCGGCGAGAACAATACCGCCACCGCCAGCACCACCAGCAAGCCGGCCATGGCCAGGTACGGCGCGTGGATCTTGGCGGCGAATTCGTTCAGCAGCTGCGCCTTGGTCGCTTCATCGGCAGCGGCCACCGTGGCCGACAGATCGCCGATGCCATGCAGCACCACCGTGCCGATCAGCACCGGCGCCAGCATGCCGGCGATCTTGTTGCAGATGCCCATCATCGCGATGCGCCGTGCGGCGGTTTCAATCGGGCCGAGGATGGAGATGTACGGGTTGATCGCGGTCTGCAGCAAGGCAAGTCCACTACCGATCACGAACAGGCCACCGAGCGCGCCGGGATACCAGCGCTGGGTGGCGAATTCACCGAACAACGCCGCACCACCGGCCATCACCAGCAGGCTCAGGCTCAGGCCCTTTTTCATGCCGGTGCGGCGCAGGATCCACGAGGCCGGCAGGGCCAGGAAGAAGTAGGACAGGTAGAACACCATCAGCACCAGGAAGGCGCCGACCTCGCTGAGCTCGAAGGCGAGTTTGACGAAGGTGATCAACGGGCCGTTGAGCCAGGTGAAGAAGCCGATCAGGAAAAACAGCACGCCGACGATGGCGATGGACGAGGCCACGTTCGGGCGTGCGCTTGCAACGGGGACGGCTGACATCAGGAAGGCTCCTGCGGCGACGGCCGCAGAACACGGCGTCGGAGAGTGGCTGGGAACAACGTTGTCACATTCTTTCGGTGGACGACGACCGTTTGTCAACTTCCATGCACGGCCCACCACACCGGATGCTGCACTGCGCAAGCCCGCTGCACGGCCATCCGCTGAATGCGCTTCGCCCTTGAAGCCCCTTGCTGCAACGGTTCTGCCATGGATGCCGCACTCACGCCATGTAAACGTTTACGGCGATCTGCATTCGCTGCGGCGCAGCAACGAAAGTGTCACGAACTCGTTGACATCGTTGTCAACGCGGTTACAGACTCCGCCCCAATCGCCGGCTTCATCGTTGCCCTTCCCGGGGCCGGCCCCACCTGCTGCAGGAGCCCGCGTGACCGCCAGCCATCCCGCCCCGGCCCATGTCCTGTCCCGCGTCGCGCCCTCGTTCCTGGCTGCCGACGTTGGCGGCACCCATGTGCGTGTCGCCCGGGTCCAGGCCAGCGGCGACGATGCCCATCCGGTGCACGTGCTCGATTACCGCAAGTACCGCAACGCCGACCATGCCGGGCTCAGCGCGATCCTCGCCGACTTCCTGGCCGAAGGCCCGCGCCCGTCGCACTGCGTGGTCGCCACCGCTGGCTATGCCCGCGAAGACGGCACGGTGATCACCGCGAACGTGCCATGGCCGTTGTCGGCCCGGCAGATCGAGGCCGACGTCGGCCTGCAGCGGGTGCACATCGTCAATGACTTCGAAGCCGTGGCCTATGCAGCCGCGCAGGTCGATGCCAGTGGCGTGCTGCACCTGTGTGGCCCCGACAGTGCACCGCGCGGCCCGACCCTGGTGGTCGGCCCCGGCACCGGCCTGGGTGCAGCGTTGTGGATTCCCACGGTCAACGGCCCGGTGGTACTGGCCACCGAAGCCGGGCAGCCGACCCTGGCCGCCAGCACCGAACTGGAAATGGCGATCGTCCGCCACATGCAGCGCGACCGCGCGCATGTGTCGATCGAACATGCGATCTCCGGCCCCGGCCTGATGAACCTGTACCGCGCGATCTGCGCACTGCAGGACCAGGCACCGGCGCTGGCCAGCCCCGATGCGGTCACCGCTGCGGCGATGGCCGGTAGCGATCCGCTGGCTCGGCAGGCGCTGGATGTGTTCTGCGGCCTGCTCGGCAGCACCATCGGCGACATGGCCCTGTTCTATGGCGCCCACGGCGGGGTCTACCTGGCCGGTGGAATCCTGCCGCAGATCCGCGAGTACCTGCGTACCAGCACCTTCGTCGAACGCTACCTGCAGAAGGGGCCGATGGGCGAAGCGCTGGCACGCATCCCGGTGAAGGTGGTCGAACACGGACAGCTGGGCGTGATCGGCGCTGCCAGCTGGTACCTGCTCCACGCCGACGCCTGAACCTGCAAACGGCTTCAACGCAATCGCAGCACGCAGTACGTGGCACGCCAATGCCCGGGACATCGCCGCCGCCCCGCGCACGTCATCGCAACCGCAATCCCATATCGCCGCCGGCATCCAATCGAGTGATGAGGAGAGACATCATGAATACCCGCAAGACCTTGCTTTCGGCCGCCATCGTCAGCTGCATCGCCTTCAGTGCGCATGCGCAGCAGGCCGCCCAGACCGCCACCGATCTGGACACCGTCACCGTTACCGGTATCCGCGGTTCGATGGAAAAGTCGCTGGACACCAAGCGCGAAGCCAATGCGCGCGTGGAAGTGGTCACCGCCGAAGACGTGGGCAAGCTGCCGGCGCACAACGTTGCCGACACCCTGCAGCGCCTGCCGGGCGTCAACATCAGCTCGTCCAGCGCCGATGAAGGCGGCTTCGACGAAGCCGACCGTGTCAGCCTGCGCGGCACCAGCCCCAGCCTCACCCAGACCCTGATCAACGGCCACACCGTCGGTTCGGCCGACTGGTTCGTGCTCAGCCAGGGCAACAACGTCGGCCGCAGCGTCAGCTACTCGCTGCTGCCGTCGGAACTGGTCAGCTCGGTTGAAGTGAACAAGTCCTCGCAGGCCAAGCTGCAGGACGGTGGTACCACCGGTACCGTCAACATCATCACCCGCAAGCCGCTGGAATTCTCCAAGCAGTTCACTGCGGAAGGCTCGATCGGCATGGTGCGTTCGGACCAGGCCAAGTCGAACGACCCGCAGTACTCGGCATTGTTCAACTACAAGAACGATGAGGGCACCTTCGGCGTGATGGTGCAGGGCTTCAGCCAGAAGCGCGAACTGCGCCGTGAAGCGCAGGAAATTCCGGGTGGCTTCTTCCAGATCGGCGCCAAGGATCCAGTGGCGCTGACCAATCCGGACCTGATCGGCGTCAACGTTCCCGGCCTGCTGGGTTCGACCCTGTTCGAACAGACCCGTGAGCGCAAGGGTGGCCTGGTCTCGCTGCAGTTCAAGCCGACCGACACCCTTACCCTGGGCTTGAACGGTTTCAGCTCCGAGCTGGAGGCGAACAACTACAACCGCAACTTCATGATGTTCGGCAACAGCTTTGCCAAGGTGCAGGCGCCGAACCCGGGCTATGTGGTCAAGGATGGCGTGCTGACCAACGCCACCTATGCAGGCGTGCCGGGCACCAACTACGCGGTGTACGACATGATCTACCGCGAGTCGAAGGCCAAGTCGAGCTACGTCACCTTCGATGCCGACTGGCAGATCAGCGACAGCCTGACGGCCAAGTTCCAGGCCGGCAGCACCAAGGGCACCGGTGAGACTCCGCGCCAGTACATCGCCGAGGTCACCGTGGGCAGCGGCGGTGGCGCCAGTTGGGCCACGCACGGCAGCGGCTCGCCGATCGACTGGAACGTTGGCGGCGACCTCTCGCCCAACGGCGTGACCAGCTTCGGCACCTGGGGCAACCAGCAGGTCACCGCCGAAGACAAGGAGAAGTGGGCCACGCTCGACTTCAACCAGTACTTCAACGACGGCGGCGTGCTGAGCTCCATCGACTTCGGTCTGCGCTTTGCCGACCACAAGCGCGAAGCGCTGTCGCCGGAAGGGGCAACCCCAGGTGACATCTGGAGTGCGCTGAAGAACGGTGCCACCTCCAACTATCCGAACGGTTTCGCTGGTGATATCGGCGGCACCTTCCCGCGCAACATCTGGTACTTCACCCCGGGTGCGCTGAAGGATGCGGTGACCAACAACTCCACCTGGCTGGCGGGCAACGACGGCCCGACCGGTCGCCACAACTACGGTGCCGAGTGGCAGGTGAAGGAAAAGAACTTCGCCGGCTACGTGCAGGCCAACTTCCGTGGTGACTGGTGGAGCGGCAACCTGGGCCTGCGCTACGTCAACATCAAGCAGGACATCAATACCTACAACGCGGTCAGCAATGCCGCCGATGCGGACGTCAGCAGCCTGTTCGGCATGTGGGAACGCGTCGCCTTCCAGAACAAGCGCAACCGCGTGCTGCCCAGCGCCAACATCAAGTTCGACCTGGACGACAACCTCGTGCTGCGCGTCGCCGCTTCGCAGACCCAGACCCTGCCCGACTACTCGGCACTGGGTGCATCGTCCTACGGTTCGGATCTGAACCGGACCGGCGGTGGCGGCAACCCGAACCTCAAGCCGACGCTGTCCACCAACCTGGATGCGAACCTGGAGTGGTACTTCATGCCGCGCGGCCTGCTGTCGGTCGGCGCTTACCACATGGA is part of the Stenotrophomonas lactitubi genome and encodes:
- a CDS encoding sugar MFS transporter produces the protein MSAVPVASARPNVASSIAIVGVLFFLIGFFTWLNGPLITFVKLAFELSEVGAFLVLMVFYLSYFFLALPASWILRRTGMKKGLSLSLLVMAGGAALFGEFATQRWYPGALGGLFVIGSGLALLQTAINPYISILGPIETAARRIAMMGICNKIAGMLAPVLIGTVVLHGIGDLSATVAAADEATKAQLLNEFAAKIHAPYLAMAGLLVVLAVAVLFSPLPEIKASEANATPAGAPGKAERSSIFQFPHLWLGVLCLFVYVGVEVMAGDAIGTYGHGFDLPLDQTKMFTSLTLGAMLVGYVVGLLLIPKVVSQSRYLTVSAVLGVVFCLGAFFTHGYVSVAFVALLGFANAMMWPAIFPLAIRGLGRFTETGSALLVMGIAGGAIIPQLFAVLKQHIDFQLVFLLLMVPCYLYILFYSVVGHRVGLPQDKG
- the nagA gene encoding N-acetylglucosamine-6-phosphate deacetylase, whose product is MATVLRNARILAGDEFRDDLAVVIEDGHISALLPDAAPQLGTADEQVDLGGGWLLPGFIDVQVNGGGGALFNNTPDVASLRTIARAHRRFGTTAMLPTLISDDLGVMREAIAAMREAIAQGVPGVIGIHLEGPYIAPARKGTHDASKFRVPDAEEIELASSLDNGVTLLTLAPERVPLETIRALIERGVIVAAGHTAGTYEEIRAGLDAGVRGFTHLYNAMSPLQGREPGAVGAALEDRDSWLGIIVDGVHVHPASLRVALAAKPRGRLLLVTDAMPPVGADDPSYVLYGETITAIDGVVRNAAGSLAGSALDMATAVRNTVQLLRQPLAEAARMASTYPAQFLNVDDRLGHIAEGYQADLVLLDDALQVRGTWIAGQYEAA
- a CDS encoding SIS domain-containing protein; the protein is MSLSDPTATLMFAEAAEAADVVARQFARNHAVMETLAASLRAAPPPFVVTCARGSSDHAATYGKYLLETQLGLVVASASPSVGSVYAAPLQLRGALFIVISQSGKSPDLLRNAEAAKAAGARVVALVNVEDSPLAQLADTVIPLHAGVEKSVAATKSYLASLSALLQLAAYWKQDSALRNALDLLPDAMREAWQCDWSAVTDGLVEANNLFVLGRGLGLGAAQEAALKFKETCSLHAEAYSSAEVKHGPMALVDRGFPVLAFAQPDETGAGTRAVAEEFTARGAQVWLAGAGGNLPVAAAPHPLCAPLLTVQSFYRAINALALRRGFNPDLPPHLNKVTETV
- a CDS encoding glucokinase family protein, with the translated sequence MTASHPAPAHVLSRVAPSFLAADVGGTHVRVARVQASGDDAHPVHVLDYRKYRNADHAGLSAILADFLAEGPRPSHCVVATAGYAREDGTVITANVPWPLSARQIEADVGLQRVHIVNDFEAVAYAAAQVDASGVLHLCGPDSAPRGPTLVVGPGTGLGAALWIPTVNGPVVLATEAGQPTLAASTELEMAIVRHMQRDRAHVSIEHAISGPGLMNLYRAICALQDQAPALASPDAVTAAAMAGSDPLARQALDVFCGLLGSTIGDMALFYGAHGGVYLAGGILPQIREYLRTSTFVERYLQKGPMGEALARIPVKVVEHGQLGVIGAASWYLLHADA
- a CDS encoding TonB-dependent receptor, producing MNTRKTLLSAAIVSCIAFSAHAQQAAQTATDLDTVTVTGIRGSMEKSLDTKREANARVEVVTAEDVGKLPAHNVADTLQRLPGVNISSSSADEGGFDEADRVSLRGTSPSLTQTLINGHTVGSADWFVLSQGNNVGRSVSYSLLPSELVSSVEVNKSSQAKLQDGGTTGTVNIITRKPLEFSKQFTAEGSIGMVRSDQAKSNDPQYSALFNYKNDEGTFGVMVQGFSQKRELRREAQEIPGGFFQIGAKDPVALTNPDLIGVNVPGLLGSTLFEQTRERKGGLVSLQFKPTDTLTLGLNGFSSELEANNYNRNFMMFGNSFAKVQAPNPGYVVKDGVLTNATYAGVPGTNYAVYDMIYRESKAKSSYVTFDADWQISDSLTAKFQAGSTKGTGETPRQYIAEVTVGSGGGASWATHGSGSPIDWNVGGDLSPNGVTSFGTWGNQQVTAEDKEKWATLDFNQYFNDGGVLSSIDFGLRFADHKREALSPEGATPGDIWSALKNGATSNYPNGFAGDIGGTFPRNIWYFTPGALKDAVTNNSTWLAGNDGPTGRHNYGAEWQVKEKNFAGYVQANFRGDWWSGNLGLRYVNIKQDINTYNAVSNAADADVSSLFGMWERVAFQNKRNRVLPSANIKFDLDDNLVLRVAASQTQTLPDYSALGASSYGSDLNRTGGGGNPNLKPTLSTNLDANLEWYFMPRGLLSVGAYHMDLKDYIAFDVVSRQLYSELTNRLETYQISTPINADGKVTGVEVAYEQPIGEYFGVNANYTYANGTTAHTWSDGSHNLLGTSKNTYNVGAYFENERFGARVSYTHRSSFLISLSGTNPYYQDDFGTLSASLSFKATDWLSISLDGLNLNNPTYKYYQTAAIPTSFYSNGRQYYLNFRFKY
- a CDS encoding acyltransferase family protein, with protein sequence MSSTPPRRLGSIDALRGMTVAAMLLVNNPGDWSAVFAPLRHSEWHGCTPTDLVFPFFLFLVGVSMAFSVAPRALDPGAWPALARGVLERALRIAIAGVLLHLLVWWALHTHHFRIWGVLQRIALCAAVVGVLAVYARPRVQAAVLVALLVGYTALLLGVGDLAPWTNPASRLDTTLFAPWIYQWQADTGLGHDPEGLLSSLGALASTVLGLLAGGLLRSGRAGALAALGAITAVLGLLLTTVLPLNKQLWTPSYVLWTGGLAALALWLGHVLIDRKGWPALGRRFGVNAITAYLGASVMSVILLATGAWGWVWQQLAVAMPQALELASMLQALVFVALWWGVAWWLDRRRIYLKI
- a CDS encoding LacI family DNA-binding transcriptional regulator; the protein is MRRATIKDVAEKAKVSLKTVSRVINNEPSVMQATRARVLRAIAELDYEPDPSARNLRSGTTFVIGLVYDNPNPYHIIGVQNGVLAACRETGFGLQIHPCDSSSPLLADELADWVQRSRLAGLVLTAPMSERRDLIQALTARGIKLVRIIAATEDPADGACVFVDDREAAYEITEHLIQLGHQRIGFLWGGTSHRSSGERYAGYEAALKDYGMTVDKHLVVQGDYTFDDGFRGARRLLALREPPTAIFGSNDEIAAGVLAAAKSAGMNVPYDLSIAGFEDSPFSRQSWPPLTTAKQATEDIARHAARLLIAQLRSDAYDDAPAPLHNQGFVPQLVVRGSTAPMRPAAARPLPSDPS